In the Chlamydiales bacterium STE3 genome, one interval contains:
- a CDS encoding Formamidopyrimidine-DNA glycosylase (Product derived from UniProtKB/Swiss-Prot:Q6MCT3;Gene name derived from UniProtKB/Swiss-Prot:Q6MCT3;EC number derived from UniProtKB/Swiss-Prot:Q6MCT3) — protein sequence MPELPEVETIVKELNRDGILGLLIQGVEFFWGKTLANLSFKEFEKRIIGKEITRVSRRAKFIVITLPDSSILIHLRMSGRIMLNDRPTFPFPYERARFLLSDGRSLQFIDPRKFGRIYSVLNIDPFFHEYGPEPLEDTFNWIQLKEMASNTSCQLKALLLNQKWIAGLGNIYADEALWLSMLHPLRKANSLSDQEIKKLHTSIQQALLLGLESNGATLGSGKTNFYRLDGSKGQHIFQLNVFRKTNHPCKRCGTPILRIKAAGRSTHFCPTCQVLPLH from the coding sequence ATGCCTGAGCTACCAGAAGTCGAAACAATTGTAAAAGAGCTTAATCGAGATGGGATTTTAGGTCTACTCATTCAAGGTGTAGAGTTTTTCTGGGGCAAAACCCTTGCAAATCTCTCTTTTAAAGAGTTCGAAAAGAGAATCATAGGTAAGGAAATCACCCGAGTTTCTAGGAGAGCTAAATTTATTGTTATCACTCTCCCTGACTCATCGATTCTTATTCATCTTAGAATGTCGGGAAGAATCATGCTAAACGATCGACCCACTTTCCCGTTTCCTTACGAGCGAGCAAGATTTCTCCTATCTGATGGAAGATCTCTGCAGTTCATTGACCCCCGCAAATTTGGGCGGATTTATTCGGTCTTGAATATTGATCCTTTTTTTCATGAATATGGACCAGAACCATTAGAGGATACTTTTAACTGGATACAGCTTAAAGAAATGGCAAGCAACACTTCTTGCCAACTAAAAGCTCTGCTCCTCAATCAAAAATGGATAGCTGGCCTTGGAAATATCTATGCAGATGAGGCTCTTTGGCTATCAATGCTTCATCCTTTGAGAAAAGCAAACTCGCTTAGCGATCAAGAAATAAAGAAGCTGCACACCAGCATCCAACAGGCTTTACTACTTGGCTTGGAAAGTAACGGAGCGACTTTAGGAAGTGGGAAAACCAATTTTTACCGCCTAGATGGGAGTAAAGGGCAACACATTTTCCAGCTAAATGTTTTTAGAAAAACAAACCATCCTTGCAAGCGCTGTGGGACGCCTATTTTAAGAATAAAAGCGGCTGGAAGAAGCACGCATTTTTGTCCCACATGCCAAGTTTTGCCATTGCATTAA